From Tautonia marina, one genomic window encodes:
- a CDS encoding BlaI/MecI/CopY family transcriptional regulator, which produces MAKRPPTIPDSELDVLRILWDRGQATVREVLDASKAAGRQWTYATVATLLDRLEQKGMISSDRSELAFVYTPKIAAQDVRRKRVENLVDKLYQGEPGLLVLHLLQQHRLAPEHAEQIRALLEQGEPESQGSDQG; this is translated from the coding sequence ATGGCCAAGCGACCCCCCACCATCCCCGACTCGGAGCTGGATGTCCTGCGAATTCTCTGGGACCGCGGCCAGGCGACGGTTCGAGAGGTGCTTGACGCCTCGAAGGCCGCCGGGCGGCAGTGGACCTATGCGACCGTCGCCACCCTGCTCGACCGCCTGGAGCAGAAAGGGATGATCAGCAGCGACCGGAGCGAGCTGGCGTTTGTCTACACTCCCAAGATCGCCGCGCAGGACGTGCGCCGCAAGCGGGTGGAGAACCTGGTCGACAAGCTCTACCAGGGAGAACCCGGCCTGCTCGTGCTTCATCTGTTGCAGCAGCACCGGCTGGCCCCGGAACACGCCGAGCAGATCCGCGCCTTGCTCGAACAGGGTGAGCCCGAGAGCCAGGGCTCGGATCAGGGATAA
- a CDS encoding TLC domain-containing protein, with protein sequence MDREPPVDRAARATDRPEATRKDRPAPGRRTNRGIMAIVICQCGTWLKAPEPGSVGTGRCPKCGRVIGPDGTVGSDPAPELVAGRSKLRFRAFRPAPSYPRRGQPIGLGEVLTFPLRDGPGLVLLVLFPPFLTIMSVPVFDIVMFFRDGPRGGFNPLALLLIPFSLPLIISFSFTGGYLLLYFARVLTDGAMGRTDHPRFPMWDRQTILEGLGRWIWAGIVGLGVGAIPVLLYAKLRGEFGPLDWVAVVILIGLAAGYVQMGLAAAILHDNLTLAHPLSIARAIRIIGREYLPLWLLTAFALFLAVGVWRLVMFHAPNLTAAALGLWGLWMLLLYEGMVITHLLGRICFRNAIGLGWFRREPTWSSWDRSGRIYSNS encoded by the coding sequence ATGGACCGCGAGCCGCCGGTTGACCGTGCCGCCCGCGCGACGGATCGACCCGAAGCAACACGCAAAGACCGGCCGGCCCCCGGCCGTCGGACGAACCGGGGCATCATGGCGATCGTCATTTGCCAGTGCGGAACGTGGTTGAAGGCCCCCGAGCCGGGATCGGTCGGGACGGGCCGGTGCCCGAAGTGCGGCCGGGTGATCGGCCCCGATGGGACGGTCGGCAGCGATCCGGCCCCCGAACTGGTCGCCGGGCGATCGAAGTTGCGGTTCCGGGCCTTCCGCCCTGCCCCTTCGTACCCAAGACGGGGGCAGCCGATCGGTCTGGGAGAGGTCTTGACGTTCCCCTTACGCGACGGGCCGGGGCTGGTCTTGCTCGTCCTCTTCCCGCCGTTTTTGACGATCATGTCGGTGCCGGTGTTCGACATCGTGATGTTCTTCCGAGACGGGCCGAGGGGAGGGTTTAACCCACTCGCGTTGCTCTTGATTCCGTTCTCGCTGCCGTTGATCATCAGTTTTTCGTTTACGGGTGGGTATCTTTTGCTCTATTTCGCCCGGGTGTTGACCGATGGGGCGATGGGGAGAACGGATCACCCTCGGTTCCCGATGTGGGACCGGCAGACGATTCTGGAAGGGCTGGGGCGGTGGATCTGGGCGGGGATCGTGGGGCTGGGGGTGGGGGCGATTCCGGTCTTGCTGTATGCCAAGCTGCGCGGCGAGTTCGGGCCGCTCGACTGGGTGGCGGTGGTCATCCTGATCGGACTGGCGGCCGGTTACGTGCAGATGGGGCTCGCCGCGGCGATTTTGCACGACAACCTCACGCTGGCGCACCCGCTGTCGATCGCTCGGGCGATTCGGATTATCGGCCGGGAGTACTTGCCGCTCTGGCTGTTGACCGCCTTCGCGCTGTTTCTGGCGGTTGGGGTCTGGCGGCTGGTGATGTTCCACGCACCCAACCTGACGGCGGCGGCCCTGGGGTTGTGGGGGCTCTGGATGCTCTTGCTTTATGAAGGCATGGTGATCACCCACCTGCTTGGGCGAATCTGCTTTCGCAACGCCATCGGCCTGGGCTGGTTCCGGAGGGAACCGACCTGGAGTTCCTGGGATCGCTCGGGGCGGATCTATTCGAACTCGTGA
- a CDS encoding M28 family metallopeptidase has translation MSRAFAPFLVIIPRFVVAGLIACGLSGSPGLALNDGPPPTVSPARLMADVDALVDFGTRHSLSETNVRAAEWLAERFRDAGCDEVALHDFSIGPRTRHNVVATIRGTDRPDEFVLVGAHFDSRNAQLADTQGPAPGANDNASGTAALLELARSLAVDPPARSVRLVAFSGEEQGLIGSRAFAKRCQDENLPITLMINLDMIGHPMDEARRALIVEHDPGLRSPVNDAPSRAWAHRLKSHVAATGLKPVSGVMYGSDYMPFEANGVVCVGLFDGADEADFYHDQADTPDKVNASYCASATAAALALIRDAADPSFHPAPAP, from the coding sequence ATGAGTCGAGCCTTTGCCCCATTCCTGGTCATCATCCCCCGCTTCGTGGTGGCCGGGCTGATCGCCTGCGGCCTTTCAGGCTCGCCCGGCCTGGCCCTCAATGATGGTCCGCCCCCGACCGTCTCTCCTGCTCGCCTGATGGCCGATGTGGACGCCCTGGTCGATTTCGGCACCCGTCACTCCCTCTCCGAAACGAACGTTCGCGCGGCCGAGTGGCTCGCCGAGCGCTTCCGAGACGCCGGATGCGACGAGGTCGCCCTGCACGACTTCTCCATTGGACCCCGCACCCGGCACAATGTCGTGGCCACCATCCGGGGGACCGATCGTCCCGACGAATTCGTCCTCGTCGGCGCTCATTTCGACTCGCGGAACGCTCAGCTCGCCGACACCCAGGGACCGGCTCCCGGCGCCAACGACAACGCCTCCGGCACCGCCGCCTTGCTGGAACTGGCCCGATCCCTCGCCGTCGATCCCCCGGCTCGATCCGTCCGCCTTGTCGCCTTCAGCGGCGAGGAACAGGGGCTCATCGGTTCACGCGCCTTTGCGAAAAGGTGCCAGGATGAGAACCTTCCGATCACCTTGATGATCAACCTCGACATGATCGGCCACCCCATGGACGAGGCCCGCCGCGCTCTCATCGTCGAGCATGATCCCGGCCTCCGCTCCCCGGTCAACGACGCCCCCTCACGAGCCTGGGCGCATCGGCTCAAATCGCACGTCGCGGCCACCGGCCTCAAGCCGGTTTCCGGCGTCATGTACGGCAGCGATTACATGCCGTTCGAGGCCAATGGCGTCGTCTGCGTCGGGCTATTCGACGGCGCCGATGAGGCCGATTTCTACCACGATCAGGCCGACACACCCGACAAGGTCAACGCCTCTTACTGCGCTTCGGCGACCGCCGCCGCCCTGGCCCTCATCCGCGACGCGGCCGATCCCTCGTTTCACCCGGCTCCGGCTCCCTGA
- a CDS encoding FAD-binding and (Fe-S)-binding domain-containing protein yields MPSTATPSPRVVNRLRDRLIDATRAEVRFDPGSRGLYATDASLYQIMPVGVIVPRTVDDVAATVRIAAEEGVPIVPRGGATSLSGQTIGTAIILDTSKYLTRIGTVNRDRMTVSVQPGVVLDRLNAELKPLGLMFGPDVSTTDRATIGGMIGNNSAGARSLRFGKTVDSIRSLDVVLSDGTPTTLGPCSPDQLAERCRHDGILGRIHRDVRDVVKDHKDAIARHFPSILRRVSGYNLDEFIPGLPIRAPEVPDDPWAFNLAKLIVGSEGTLAVVTGAELKLVPAPKHQGLVVLSFATIPHALDRLLPMLETEPVAIEMVDRAILDLAARNPEYAKSLSFATGRPEAVLAAQYYADTPDELAAKAHDLLRRVEGAPGLLGHRTTLADAAKDDFWKVRKAGLSLLMGMVGDAKPVAFVEDTAVSVEKLPEFYRRFHDLVARHGTVASCYGHADVGCLHIRPILNVKDPDEVEKLRSIAAEVSDLVLEFGGAMSGEHGDGLARSRWNRKLFGEEIYGAFRTVKQAFDPKNLMNPGKVVAEPDPGLDLRLGPHYHADREPRDTAFDFSSQGGFARAVEMCSGVGACRKTGTGTMCPSYMVTRDEDHSTRGRANLLRLVMSGTLPAEGLVSTDLDQALDLCLQCKACKTECPSNVDMSKLKAEYLHQKYRSRAVPLGSLLVAQIHRLNVMGSATAPLANWMRERTSVRWLMEKVAGFDRRRIAPAFERDHLRRWFRRHQPDPRAGTRGRVILLDDCFTTYNQPSIGRAAVRVLEASGYTVELAGLVCCGRPAISKGLLGLARGWAEQNVAKLVGAARQGVPIVGCEPSCLLTLTDEYRDFRLGPDALAVADASMLIDRFLADPDRVPDLPLRPRSDRVLLHGHCQQKALVGTADTVAVLKRIPGLEVNALDSGCCGMAGSFGYERGHYDVSVALAERVLLPAVRAEPDALLAAPGFSCRSQVHGLAGIDAVHPIELLADQLDDGSGS; encoded by the coding sequence ATGCCCAGCACTGCCACGCCGTCTCCCCGCGTTGTGAACCGACTCCGCGACCGCCTGATTGACGCCACCCGCGCCGAGGTCCGCTTCGACCCCGGCAGCCGCGGCCTCTACGCCACCGACGCCAGCCTCTACCAGATCATGCCGGTCGGTGTCATCGTCCCCCGCACGGTCGACGACGTGGCCGCCACCGTCCGCATCGCCGCCGAGGAAGGCGTACCGATCGTCCCCCGAGGCGGCGCGACCAGCCTTTCCGGTCAAACGATCGGCACCGCCATTATTCTCGATACGTCGAAGTATCTCACCCGCATCGGCACCGTCAACCGCGACCGGATGACCGTCTCCGTTCAGCCCGGTGTCGTGCTCGACCGCCTCAATGCCGAGCTGAAGCCCCTCGGCCTGATGTTCGGTCCCGACGTCTCCACGACCGATCGCGCCACGATTGGCGGCATGATCGGCAACAACTCCGCCGGGGCCCGCTCCCTCCGCTTCGGCAAGACCGTCGATTCCATCCGGTCGCTCGACGTCGTCCTCTCCGACGGCACCCCCACCACCCTTGGCCCTTGCTCACCGGACCAACTGGCCGAACGCTGCCGCCACGATGGCATCCTCGGCCGCATCCACCGCGACGTCCGCGACGTGGTCAAGGACCACAAAGACGCCATCGCCCGCCACTTCCCCTCCATCCTGCGGCGCGTCAGCGGCTACAACCTCGACGAGTTCATCCCCGGCCTGCCGATCCGGGCCCCCGAGGTCCCCGACGACCCCTGGGCCTTCAACCTCGCCAAGCTCATCGTCGGCTCCGAGGGAACCCTCGCCGTCGTCACCGGCGCCGAACTCAAACTTGTGCCTGCGCCAAAACATCAAGGTCTGGTGGTCCTGTCCTTCGCCACCATCCCCCACGCCCTCGACCGCCTGCTCCCGATGCTCGAAACCGAGCCGGTCGCCATCGAGATGGTCGATCGCGCCATTCTCGACCTCGCCGCCCGCAACCCCGAGTACGCCAAAAGCCTTTCCTTCGCCACCGGTCGTCCCGAGGCCGTCCTTGCCGCTCAATATTACGCCGACACCCCCGACGAGCTGGCCGCGAAGGCCCACGACCTCCTCCGTCGCGTCGAAGGGGCCCCCGGTCTGCTCGGCCACCGCACCACCCTGGCCGACGCCGCCAAGGATGACTTCTGGAAGGTCCGCAAGGCTGGCCTCTCGCTCCTGATGGGGATGGTCGGCGACGCCAAGCCCGTTGCCTTCGTCGAAGATACGGCCGTCTCCGTCGAGAAGCTCCCCGAGTTCTACCGCCGCTTCCACGACCTCGTTGCCCGGCACGGCACCGTCGCCTCATGCTATGGACATGCCGATGTCGGTTGCTTGCACATTCGACCCATCTTGAATGTGAAGGATCCCGACGAGGTCGAGAAACTCCGCTCCATCGCCGCCGAGGTCTCCGACCTCGTCCTCGAATTCGGTGGCGCCATGAGCGGCGAGCACGGCGACGGCCTCGCCCGCAGCCGATGGAACCGCAAGCTCTTCGGCGAGGAAATCTACGGCGCATTTCGCACCGTCAAGCAGGCGTTCGACCCGAAGAACCTCATGAACCCCGGCAAGGTCGTCGCCGAGCCCGACCCCGGCCTCGACCTCCGCCTTGGCCCTCACTATCACGCCGACCGCGAACCGCGCGACACTGCTTTCGACTTTTCCTCCCAGGGCGGTTTTGCCCGAGCCGTCGAGATGTGTTCCGGTGTGGGTGCTTGCCGAAAGACCGGCACCGGCACCATGTGCCCCAGCTACATGGTCACCCGGGACGAGGACCACTCCACCCGAGGCCGCGCCAACCTCCTCCGTCTGGTCATGTCCGGCACCTTGCCCGCCGAGGGGCTCGTCAGCACCGATCTGGACCAGGCCCTCGACCTCTGTCTGCAATGCAAGGCATGCAAGACCGAGTGCCCGTCAAACGTCGACATGTCCAAGCTCAAGGCGGAGTATCTTCATCAGAAGTACCGATCCCGAGCCGTCCCCCTTGGTTCGCTCCTGGTTGCTCAGATTCACCGGCTGAACGTCATGGGATCGGCCACGGCTCCACTGGCGAACTGGATGCGCGAGCGCACCTCCGTCCGCTGGCTGATGGAGAAAGTCGCCGGATTCGATCGCCGCCGGATCGCCCCCGCCTTCGAGCGCGACCACCTCCGCCGCTGGTTCCGCCGCCACCAGCCCGACCCGAGAGCCGGCACCCGAGGCCGCGTGATCCTTCTCGACGACTGCTTCACCACCTACAACCAGCCCTCCATCGGCCGCGCCGCCGTCCGCGTTTTGGAGGCGAGTGGCTACACCGTCGAACTCGCCGGCCTCGTCTGCTGTGGCCGCCCTGCCATCTCGAAGGGCTTACTTGGCCTCGCCCGGGGCTGGGCCGAGCAGAACGTGGCGAAGCTCGTCGGCGCGGCTCGCCAGGGCGTCCCGATCGTCGGCTGCGAGCCCTCCTGCCTGCTCACCCTCACCGACGAGTACCGCGACTTCCGCCTCGGCCCCGATGCCCTGGCCGTTGCCGATGCCTCGATGCTGATCGACCGCTTCCTCGCCGATCCCGACCGCGTCCCCGACCTCCCGCTCCGTCCCCGATCCGATCGCGTTCTGCTCCACGGTCACTGTCAGCAAAAGGCCCTCGTCGGCACCGCCGACACCGTCGCCGTGCTGAAGCGCATCCCCGGCCTTGAGGTCAACGCCCTCGATTCCGGCTGCTGCGGCATGGCCGGATCGTTCGGCTACGAACGCGGCCATTATGACGTGAGTGTCGCCCTGGCCGAGCGTGTTCTGCTTCCCGCTGTTCGAGCCGAGCCGGATGCCCTCCTCGCCGCCCCCGGCTTCTCCTGCCGCAGCCAGGTCCACGGCCTTGCCGGCATCGACGCCGTTCACCCCATCGAACTGCTCGCCGATCAACTCGACGACGGGAGCGGATCGTAG
- a CDS encoding FAD binding domain-containing protein, with protein MKAFEYASPTSVEQAVQALAGAESSEGLSGGTDLLCRMKDYISSPDRVVYLKDIEDDTFRGIRTEGGKLVIGAGTTLAELLEDDTIAEKYPAIKQAARSIATPQIRNMATVAGNLLQRPRCWYYRTGFGLLGGQRTGDAEAKLVRELEGEFAPYNIDLVGQPENGHLVRNGDNRYHAIFMTDGDALFVTPSNLAPALIALGAEAEIVGPDGSRTIPVMDLYQVPKEEGDRELTLTTGEVITRILVPEPKGKNAFYEIRQKLSHDWPIVMAAVCVPENGGEPSIILGGVAPVPYRPKAAEAAIAGKELNRETAAAAGQAATEGAQPLSKNAYKVPLVKTAVKRALLRAAGDEYWSNTEA; from the coding sequence ATGAAAGCCTTTGAATACGCCAGCCCGACCAGCGTCGAGCAGGCCGTTCAGGCCCTGGCCGGCGCCGAGTCCAGCGAGGGTCTTTCCGGCGGCACCGATCTGCTCTGCCGCATGAAGGATTATATCTCCAGCCCCGATCGGGTCGTTTACCTCAAGGACATTGAGGACGACACCTTCCGCGGCATCCGGACCGAGGGCGGTAAGCTCGTCATCGGCGCCGGCACCACCCTGGCCGAACTGCTCGAAGACGACACGATCGCCGAGAAGTACCCGGCCATCAAGCAGGCCGCCCGCTCCATCGCCACGCCTCAGATCCGGAACATGGCGACGGTGGCCGGCAACCTTCTTCAGCGCCCGCGCTGCTGGTATTACCGAACCGGCTTCGGCCTGCTCGGCGGCCAGCGCACCGGCGATGCCGAGGCCAAGCTCGTCCGCGAGCTCGAAGGGGAATTCGCCCCCTACAACATCGACCTCGTCGGCCAGCCCGAGAACGGGCACCTCGTTCGCAACGGCGACAACCGCTACCACGCCATCTTCATGACCGACGGCGACGCCCTGTTCGTCACTCCGTCGAACCTCGCCCCGGCCCTCATCGCCCTCGGCGCCGAGGCCGAGATCGTCGGCCCCGACGGCTCCCGGACCATCCCCGTGATGGACCTCTACCAGGTTCCAAAGGAGGAAGGCGACCGCGAGCTGACCCTCACCACCGGCGAGGTCATCACCCGCATTCTCGTGCCCGAGCCGAAGGGCAAGAACGCGTTTTACGAGATCCGCCAGAAGCTCTCGCACGACTGGCCGATCGTCATGGCCGCCGTCTGCGTGCCCGAGAACGGCGGCGAGCCGTCGATCATCCTCGGCGGCGTCGCCCCAGTCCCCTACCGGCCCAAGGCTGCCGAGGCCGCCATCGCCGGCAAGGAACTGAACCGCGAGACCGCCGCCGCCGCCGGCCAGGCCGCCACCGAGGGAGCCCAGCCTCTCTCGAAAAACGCCTACAAGGTCCCCCTGGTCAAGACCGCCGTCAAGCGCGCCCTGCTCCGGGCCGCCGGAGATGAGTACTGGTCCAACACGGAGGCCTGA
- a CDS encoding xanthine dehydrogenase family protein molybdopterin-binding subunit, protein MAALWPDNPRLIGEGVPRLDGLAKASGRAKYPSDERPDGLLFAAVLHSPHAHAKIVKIDTSKAEAIPGVKGVHLIANEGATLRYHGEEIAAVAAESEEIARDGCRAIAIEFEVLPHAVTEAQALADGAPRLTPRGNTQAGRAQEDGDPDAALKEAAASIEGEYSVPVITHVCLETHGQVVRWDGDAKMTVWSSTQNVDGVESEMAGAFNVPATDVTVLTPVMGGGFGSKFGADTWGVAAGELAKKTGRPVWLFLDRVQEHLTAGNRPSASAKLTLAADKDGKLSALIAETAGTGGISRGAAFPLPYVYEVPNSRRQHTDIRVNGGNARAMRAPGHPQGCLIMESALDDLAEKMGIDPLQMRLASLAEQDTVPSGSGEPLNRSEIYREQIKLGTEAIGWNQRKSRAENAKAEGPIKRGFGMALHQWGGGGRDDKQVTCIINPDGSVELRSATQDIGTGCRTVLAQIAAEVLGLKTTDINSNIGNSQFPPGQASGGSTTTPSMAPPAYNAALEARDLLFKRIAGALDAEPGDLSIGEGVILVKGEREVPWKDACRKLGTMPINVTGSFSEGLTAQGVGGCQFVDLTVDTETGVVKLNKIVAVQDTGLILNMMTWKSQVYGGVIMGLNYGLFEELVMDPSTGLSLNPDMELYKLAGASDIPEIDIIPFDNEQMRKRGVIGVGEPPTIATAAAIGNAVANALGTRVPHFPMTPMNVLNALAKA, encoded by the coding sequence ATGGCAGCACTGTGGCCCGATAACCCGCGTCTCATCGGCGAAGGCGTTCCCCGGCTCGACGGCCTGGCCAAGGCCTCCGGCCGCGCCAAGTACCCCTCCGACGAACGGCCCGACGGCCTCCTGTTCGCCGCCGTGCTTCATAGCCCTCACGCCCACGCGAAGATCGTCAAGATCGACACGTCGAAGGCCGAGGCCATCCCCGGCGTCAAGGGCGTGCACCTGATCGCCAACGAAGGGGCGACCCTCCGCTACCACGGCGAGGAAATCGCCGCCGTCGCCGCCGAGAGCGAGGAAATCGCCCGAGACGGCTGCCGCGCCATCGCCATCGAGTTCGAGGTCCTGCCCCACGCCGTCACCGAGGCCCAGGCCCTCGCCGACGGGGCACCCCGCCTCACCCCTCGCGGCAACACCCAGGCCGGCCGCGCCCAGGAAGACGGCGACCCCGACGCCGCCCTCAAGGAGGCCGCCGCCAGCATCGAAGGAGAGTACTCCGTCCCGGTCATCACCCACGTCTGCCTCGAAACCCACGGACAGGTCGTCCGATGGGACGGCGACGCCAAGATGACCGTCTGGTCGAGCACCCAGAACGTCGACGGTGTCGAGTCCGAAATGGCCGGTGCCTTCAACGTCCCGGCCACCGACGTCACCGTCCTCACCCCCGTCATGGGCGGCGGCTTCGGCTCGAAGTTCGGCGCCGATACCTGGGGGGTCGCCGCGGGTGAACTGGCCAAGAAGACCGGCAGGCCCGTCTGGCTGTTCCTCGACCGTGTCCAGGAACACCTGACCGCCGGCAACCGGCCCAGCGCCTCGGCCAAGCTGACGCTCGCCGCCGACAAGGACGGCAAGCTCTCCGCCCTGATCGCCGAGACCGCCGGCACCGGCGGCATCTCCCGAGGGGCCGCCTTCCCCTTGCCCTACGTCTACGAGGTGCCCAACAGCCGCCGCCAGCATACCGACATCCGCGTCAACGGCGGCAACGCCCGAGCCATGCGAGCCCCGGGGCACCCCCAGGGCTGCCTCATCATGGAATCGGCCCTCGACGACCTGGCCGAGAAAATGGGCATCGACCCCCTGCAGATGCGCCTCGCCAGCCTCGCCGAGCAAGACACCGTCCCCAGCGGGTCCGGCGAACCCTTGAACCGCAGCGAGATCTACCGCGAGCAGATCAAGCTCGGGACCGAGGCCATCGGCTGGAATCAGCGCAAGTCCCGCGCCGAGAACGCCAAGGCCGAAGGCCCGATCAAGCGCGGCTTCGGCATGGCCCTGCACCAGTGGGGCGGCGGCGGCCGAGACGACAAGCAGGTCACCTGCATCATCAACCCCGACGGCTCGGTCGAGCTGCGCAGCGCGACCCAGGACATCGGCACCGGCTGCCGGACCGTCCTGGCCCAGATCGCCGCCGAGGTGCTCGGTCTCAAAACGACCGACATCAACTCCAACATCGGCAACTCGCAGTTCCCCCCCGGCCAGGCCTCCGGCGGATCGACCACGACCCCGTCGATGGCCCCACCGGCCTACAACGCCGCCCTCGAAGCCCGCGACCTGCTGTTCAAGCGCATCGCCGGTGCGCTCGACGCCGAACCGGGCGATTTGTCCATCGGCGAGGGCGTGATCCTCGTCAAGGGTGAGCGAGAGGTTCCCTGGAAGGACGCCTGCCGGAAGCTCGGCACCATGCCGATCAACGTCACCGGCAGCTTCTCCGAGGGCCTGACTGCTCAGGGCGTCGGCGGCTGCCAGTTCGTTGACCTGACCGTCGACACCGAAACCGGCGTCGTCAAGCTCAACAAGATCGTCGCCGTTCAGGACACCGGCCTGATCCTGAACATGATGACCTGGAAAAGCCAGGTTTATGGCGGCGTGATCATGGGATTGAACTATGGCCTGTTTGAAGAACTGGTCATGGACCCCTCGACCGGCCTCTCGCTGAACCCCGACATGGAGCTGTACAAGCTCGCCGGCGCCAGCGACATCCCCGAGATCGACATCATTCCCTTCGACAACGAGCAGATGCGCAAGCGAGGCGTGATCGGCGTCGGCGAGCCGCCGACGATCGCCACCGCCGCCGCCATCGGCAACGCCGTGGCCAACGCCCTCGGCACCCGTGTCCCACACTTCCCCATGACCCCCATGAACGTCCTCAACGCCCTGGCCAAGGCCTGA
- a CDS encoding (2Fe-2S)-binding protein produces MPPEDHKAPAELPRPGHSRRDFLRGSSLAAAGAVMATSAETAMHEARADVSETDGVAIYSGTCPIELKVNGEAMSVTIEPRSTLLDTLRNRLGVTGPKRVCDRASCGACTVILDGDAVYSCTTLAISCADHEVRTLESFETDEGSVPHAFHQNDALMCGYCTPGFVTACQAWLEKNPGQEPTLDDIKQGLDGNICRCGTYIGVFQAALDAAKAMKKGGA; encoded by the coding sequence ATGCCACCAGAAGACCACAAGGCACCGGCCGAATTACCACGACCGGGCCACAGCCGCCGCGACTTCTTGCGCGGCTCGAGCCTGGCCGCCGCCGGCGCCGTGATGGCCACCTCGGCCGAGACGGCGATGCACGAGGCCCGCGCCGACGTCTCCGAAACCGACGGCGTGGCGATCTATTCCGGCACCTGCCCGATCGAGCTGAAGGTCAATGGCGAGGCGATGAGCGTCACCATCGAGCCCCGCTCGACCCTGCTGGACACGCTCCGCAATCGCCTCGGCGTCACCGGCCCGAAGCGCGTCTGCGACCGGGCCAGCTGCGGTGCCTGCACCGTCATTCTTGATGGCGACGCCGTGTACTCCTGCACGACCCTGGCCATCTCCTGCGCCGATCACGAGGTCCGCACGCTCGAAAGCTTCGAAACCGACGAGGGAAGCGTTCCCCACGCCTTCCACCAGAACGACGCCCTGATGTGCGGTTACTGCACCCCCGGGTTCGTCACCGCCTGCCAGGCCTGGCTCGAAAAGAACCCCGGCCAGGAGCCGACGCTTGACGACATCAAGCAAGGGCTCGACGGGAACATTTGCCGATGCGGCACCTACATCGGTGTCTTCCAGGCGGCGCTCGACGCCGCCAAGGCGATGAAGAAAGGAGGGGCCTGA
- the thiO gene encoding glycine oxidase ThiO yields MPEHETADVVVVGGGVVGLSIAYVLATEGLRPVVLDRRELGREASWAGAGIIAPGSDKPHPLPMARLRTRSAELYPNWSERLRELTGIDNGYRRCGAVDVALDAKQENDLKAAAGRWRSEGIAFERLEPGDFARVEPSLSPELRVAYFVPDRAQVRNPRHLQALATACERLGGRLRPGVPCTGFAMSRGKVEAVQTPGGPIRCGTAVVSAGPWTEGLLGPLGVRVPTPPIKGQIVLLNSHRPILQRIVELEDRYLVPRDDGRVLVGATEEDAGFETKPTASVARDLIDLAIRLCPVLAEASVETTWAGLRPGSMDTRPILGWAPEVGNLLIATGHRRAGLQLSPASAEVVADLILGRTPSLDVADFRPDRPAASTPSPPDAFRS; encoded by the coding sequence ATGCCGGAGCATGAGACTGCGGATGTTGTCGTCGTCGGCGGCGGAGTGGTGGGGCTGTCGATCGCCTATGTGCTGGCCACCGAGGGGCTGCGCCCGGTCGTGCTCGACCGCCGGGAGCTGGGTCGAGAGGCGAGCTGGGCCGGAGCGGGGATCATCGCCCCCGGCTCGGACAAACCGCACCCGTTGCCGATGGCCCGTCTGCGAACCCGAAGCGCCGAGCTGTACCCCAACTGGTCGGAACGGCTCCGCGAGCTGACCGGCATCGACAACGGCTACCGGCGCTGCGGGGCCGTCGATGTGGCGCTCGACGCCAAGCAAGAAAACGACCTGAAGGCCGCCGCGGGGCGCTGGCGATCGGAGGGGATCGCCTTCGAACGTCTGGAGCCGGGGGACTTTGCCCGGGTCGAGCCGAGCCTCAGCCCCGAGCTTCGGGTGGCGTACTTCGTGCCCGATCGGGCCCAGGTGCGTAACCCGAGACATCTGCAGGCGCTGGCGACCGCCTGCGAACGGCTCGGGGGTCGGCTGCGTCCGGGGGTCCCCTGCACCGGGTTTGCAATGTCGAGGGGGAAGGTGGAGGCGGTGCAGACGCCCGGGGGGCCGATCCGTTGCGGAACGGCGGTCGTCTCGGCTGGTCCCTGGACCGAAGGGCTGCTCGGCCCGCTGGGCGTGCGCGTGCCGACCCCGCCGATCAAGGGGCAGATCGTTCTGCTGAACAGTCATCGCCCGATCTTGCAGCGGATTGTCGAGCTGGAAGACCGCTATCTGGTGCCCCGAGACGACGGTCGGGTGCTGGTGGGGGCGACCGAGGAGGACGCGGGCTTTGAGACGAAGCCGACGGCCTCGGTAGCGCGCGACCTGATCGACCTGGCGATCCGGCTTTGCCCGGTGCTGGCCGAGGCCTCGGTGGAAACCACCTGGGCCGGGCTGCGGCCAGGGAGCATGGACACGAGGCCGATTCTCGGTTGGGCTCCGGAGGTGGGCAACCTGCTGATCGCCACCGGACACCGCCGCGCGGGCTTGCAGCTTTCTCCGGCCTCGGCCGAGGTGGTGGCCGACTTGATTCTGGGCCGAACGCCGTCGCTCGATGTGGCCGACTTCCGGCCGGATCGTCCGGCGGCCTCGACTCCCTCGCCCCCCGACGCGTTCCGGTCCTGA